From Elaeis guineensis isolate ETL-2024a chromosome 16, EG11, whole genome shotgun sequence, a single genomic window includes:
- the LOC105059405 gene encoding transcription initiation factor TFIID subunit 14b isoform X1: MPFICHLDIEFVMVLVIRSCCLYDQTRRLKDVEISFPIVYGTISFWLGKKASEFNSHKWTVYVRSATNEDLSVIIKRAVFQLHPSFNNPTRVVESAPFELSESGWGEFEIAITLFFHNDVCDKQLDLYHQLKLYPEDDNGPQSTKKPVVVETYDEIVFSEPTEAFFLRVQNHPAAIVPRLPAGLNLLPPGPIEHVNEKKRGDTKDHPLSQWFMNFSEADELLKLAAARQQVQAHIVKLRRQLSMIDGLPQQSKAASDRSNRFYDKGRTSG, from the exons ATGCCGTTCATTTGTCATCTTGATATTGAGTTTGTCATGGTCTTGGTAATAAGGTCGTGTTGTCTGTATGATCAGACTAGAAGACTCAAGGATGTGGAGATCAGCTTTCCAATTGTATATGGAACTATATCATTCTGGCTTGGCAAAAAAGCGAGCGA GTTCAATTCCCACAAATGGACTGTTTATGTTCGCAGTGCGACAAATGAGGATTTGAGTGTGATAATTAAGCGTGCTGTCTTTCAACTGCATCCTAGTTTCAACAATCCAACGAGGGTTGTAGAGTCAGCACCTTTTGAATTGTCAGAATCCGGATGGGGAGAATTTGAAATAGCTATTACCCTCTTTTTCCACAATGATGTTTGTGACAAGCAGCTGGACCT ATATCACCAGCTAAAGTTGTATCCTGAAGATGATAATGGACCCCAGTCAACAAAAAAGCCTGTTGTTGTGGAAACATATGATGAGATAGTTTTTTCTGAGCCTACTGAAGCATTCTTTCTCCGTGTCCAAAATCATCCAGCTGCAATTGTTCCAAGGCTACCTGCCGGTCTAAACTTGCTACCCCCAG GTCCTATTGAACATgtgaatgaaaagaaaagaggTGACACCAAGGATCATCCACTAAGTCAGTGGTTCATGAATTTCTCTGAGGCAGATGAGCTATTGAAACTTGCGGCTGCTCGTCAGCAG GTGCAGGCCCACATAGTTAAGCTCAGGAGACAGTTGAGCATGATTGATGGCCTGCCTCAGCAGTCGAAAGCTGCTTCTG ATAGGAGCAATCGGTTTTATGATAAAGGGAGAACGAGTGGGTGA
- the LOC105059405 gene encoding transcription initiation factor TFIID subunit 14b isoform X2, with amino-acid sequence MPFICHLDIEFVMVLVIRSCCLYDQTRRLKDVEISFPIVYGTISFWLGKKASEFNSHKWTVYVRSATNEDLSVIIKRAVFQLHPSFNNPTRVVESAPFELSESGWGEFEIAITLFFHNDVCDKQLDLYHQLKLYPEDDNGPQSTKKPVVVETYDEIVFSEPTEAFFLRVQNHPAAIVPRLPAGLNLLPPGPIEHVNEKKRGDTKDHPLSQWFMNFSEADELLKLAAARQQVQAHIVKLRRQLSMIDGLPQQSKAASGQ; translated from the exons ATGCCGTTCATTTGTCATCTTGATATTGAGTTTGTCATGGTCTTGGTAATAAGGTCGTGTTGTCTGTATGATCAGACTAGAAGACTCAAGGATGTGGAGATCAGCTTTCCAATTGTATATGGAACTATATCATTCTGGCTTGGCAAAAAAGCGAGCGA GTTCAATTCCCACAAATGGACTGTTTATGTTCGCAGTGCGACAAATGAGGATTTGAGTGTGATAATTAAGCGTGCTGTCTTTCAACTGCATCCTAGTTTCAACAATCCAACGAGGGTTGTAGAGTCAGCACCTTTTGAATTGTCAGAATCCGGATGGGGAGAATTTGAAATAGCTATTACCCTCTTTTTCCACAATGATGTTTGTGACAAGCAGCTGGACCT ATATCACCAGCTAAAGTTGTATCCTGAAGATGATAATGGACCCCAGTCAACAAAAAAGCCTGTTGTTGTGGAAACATATGATGAGATAGTTTTTTCTGAGCCTACTGAAGCATTCTTTCTCCGTGTCCAAAATCATCCAGCTGCAATTGTTCCAAGGCTACCTGCCGGTCTAAACTTGCTACCCCCAG GTCCTATTGAACATgtgaatgaaaagaaaagaggTGACACCAAGGATCATCCACTAAGTCAGTGGTTCATGAATTTCTCTGAGGCAGATGAGCTATTGAAACTTGCGGCTGCTCGTCAGCAG GTGCAGGCCCACATAGTTAAGCTCAGGAGACAGTTGAGCATGATTGATGGCCTGCCTCAGCAGTCGAAAGCTGCTTCTGGTCA ATAG
- the LOC105059405 gene encoding transcription initiation factor TFIID subunit 14b isoform X3, which translates to MPHTSPKKHAGEQQPDGNAGQKSQRSKAARVSDDAADKKTRRLKDVEISFPIVYGTISFWLGKKASEFNSHKWTVYVRSATNEDLSVIIKRAVFQLHPSFNNPTRVVESAPFELSESGWGEFEIAITLFFHNDVCDKQLDLYHQLKLYPEDDNGPQSTKKPVVVETYDEIVFSEPTEAFFLRVQNHPAAIVPRLPAGLNLLPPGPIEHVNEKKRGDTKDHPLSQWFMNFSEADELLKLAAARQQVQAHIVKLRRQLSMIDGLPQQSKAASGQ; encoded by the exons ATGCCGCACACATCGCCGAAGAAGCACGCCGGCGAGCAGCAGCCCGACGGAAACGCCGGCCAAAAGTCTCAGCGCTCCAAGGCCGCTAGGGTTTCCGATGACGCCGCCGACAAGAAG ACTAGAAGACTCAAGGATGTGGAGATCAGCTTTCCAATTGTATATGGAACTATATCATTCTGGCTTGGCAAAAAAGCGAGCGA GTTCAATTCCCACAAATGGACTGTTTATGTTCGCAGTGCGACAAATGAGGATTTGAGTGTGATAATTAAGCGTGCTGTCTTTCAACTGCATCCTAGTTTCAACAATCCAACGAGGGTTGTAGAGTCAGCACCTTTTGAATTGTCAGAATCCGGATGGGGAGAATTTGAAATAGCTATTACCCTCTTTTTCCACAATGATGTTTGTGACAAGCAGCTGGACCT ATATCACCAGCTAAAGTTGTATCCTGAAGATGATAATGGACCCCAGTCAACAAAAAAGCCTGTTGTTGTGGAAACATATGATGAGATAGTTTTTTCTGAGCCTACTGAAGCATTCTTTCTCCGTGTCCAAAATCATCCAGCTGCAATTGTTCCAAGGCTACCTGCCGGTCTAAACTTGCTACCCCCAG GTCCTATTGAACATgtgaatgaaaagaaaagaggTGACACCAAGGATCATCCACTAAGTCAGTGGTTCATGAATTTCTCTGAGGCAGATGAGCTATTGAAACTTGCGGCTGCTCGTCAGCAG GTGCAGGCCCACATAGTTAAGCTCAGGAGACAGTTGAGCATGATTGATGGCCTGCCTCAGCAGTCGAAAGCTGCTTCTGGTCAGTAA